The Gopherus evgoodei ecotype Sinaloan lineage unplaced genomic scaffold, rGopEvg1_v1.p scaffold_57_arrow_ctg1, whole genome shotgun sequence genome includes a region encoding these proteins:
- the LOC115643372 gene encoding lysozyme C-like, giving the protein MKALVLLTLLGCLVPGGLGMYYTRCQLAQTLQQLGLDGYMGYSLANWVCMAAHESSYNTQATHYNSWDGSTDFGIFQINSRYWCQNGDEYSSNICQIPCSDLLSNNLSVDVECAKIIAQDSSGMSAWVAWKSYCQGQDLWQYVEGCGV; this is encoded by the exons ATGAAGGCTCTCGTGCTGCTCACCCTGCTGGGCTGCCTGGTGCCGGGCGGCCTGGGCATGTACTACACCCGCTGCCAGCTGGCCCAGACGCTGCAGCAGCTGGGCCTGGACGGCTACATGGGCTACAGCCTGGCCAACT GGGTCTGCATGGCCGCGCACGAGAGCAGCTACAACACCCAGGCTACCCACTACAACAGCTGGGATGGCAGCACCGACTTCGGCATCTTCCAGATCAACAGCCGCTACTGGTGCCAGAACGGGGATGAGTACAGCTCCAACATCTGCCAAATTCCCTGCAGCG acttGCTGAGCAACAACCTTTCAGTGGACGTTGAATGCGCGAAGATCATTGCCCAGGACTCCAGCGGCATGAGCGCCTG GGTGGCCTGGAAGTCGTACTGCCAAGGCCAGGATCTGTGGCAGTACGTAGAAGGATGCGGCGTGTGA
- the ABT1 gene encoding activator of basal transcription 1 isoform X3, which translates to MRPVGGGAGRGVGLQEHVGLGGSRKGAVPRMLEEPQAAGEDGSPLGAGQAAGEDGSPLSPGQAAGEDGSLPGTRQEAGEDGSPLSPGQAAGEDGSFPGTGQAAGEDGSLLGTGQEAGEDGSPPSGAPNPPQGKKIVPGIIYLGYIPPGFRPRHARNLLSVYGEVGRIFLQPEERFIQKRKKKAGARGTYYVEGWVEFRDKRIAKLVAASLHHTPMSTRRRSRFRYDLWNMKYLHRFKWPQLNERLAYEQQVRQQRLRVEISQAKRETNFYLHSVETSQRFARRAAATPTHTPAEEKSWGFVQRLTEEEIQQCKAGAGGHQLPGQLAKAQEIQLKSQTRRSLLAKIFNTTAAASEEALGGPVL; encoded by the exons ATGCGGCcagtggggggcggggcggggcggggcgtgGGGCTGCAGGAGCACGTGGGGTTGGGTGGCTCGAggaag GGGGCAGTGCCCAGGATGCTGGAGGAGCCACAGGCGGCAGGTGAGGATGGAAGCcccctgggggctgggcaggcggCAGGCGAGGATGGAAGCCCCCTGAGTCCCGGGCAGGCTGCAG GTGAAGATGGAAGCCTCCCGGGGACCAGGCAGGAGGCAGGCGAGGATGGAAGCCCCCTGAGTCCCGGGCAGGCTGCAGGTGAAGATGGAAGCTTCCCGGGGACCGGGCAGGCGGCAGGCGAGGATGGAAGCCTCCTGGGGACCGGGCAGGAGGCAGGCGAGGACGGGAGCCCCCCATCTGGTGCCCCTAACCCCCCCCAGGGTAAGAAGATTGTGCCGGGCATCATCTACCTAGGGTACATCCCGCCTGGCTTCCGGCCCCGGCATGCCCGAAACCTGCTCAGCGTCTATGGGGAGGTCGGGCGCATCTTCCTGCAGCCTGAGG AGCGGTTCATCCAGAAGCGGAAGAAGAAGGCTGGCGCCAGGGGCACGTACTACGTGGAGGGCTGGGTGGAGTTCAGGGACAAGCGCATAGCGAAGCTCGTGGCCGCCAGTCTGCACCACACGCCCATGAGCACCCGCCGGCGCAGCCGCTTCCGCTACGACCTGTGGAACATGAAG TACCTGCACCGGTTCAAATGGCCACAGCTGAACGAGCGCCTGGCCTACGAGCAGCAGGTCCGGCAGCAGCGCCTGCGGGTCGAGATCTCTCAGGCCAAGCGCGAGACCAACTTCTACCTGCACAGCGTGGAGACCAGCCAGCGCTTCGCCCGCCGGGCCGCCgccacccccacccacacccctgccGAGGAGAAGAGCTGGGGCTTCGTCCAGCGCCTCACGGAGGAGGAGATCCAGCAGTGCAAGGCGGGCGCGGGCGGGCACCagctccctgggcagctggccaaggcccaggagatccagttAAAATCCCAGACCCGCCGCTCCTTGCTGGCCAAGATCTTCAACACCACGGCTGCTGCCTcggaggaggcactggggggcccGGTTCTGTAG
- the ABT1 gene encoding activator of basal transcription 1 isoform X2 — translation MRPVGGGAGRGVGLQEHVGLGGSRKGAVPRMLEEPQAAGEDGSPLSPGQAAGEDGSLPGTRQEAGEDGRPLSPGQAAGEDGSLPGTRQEAGEDGSPLSPGQAAGEDGSFPGTGQAAGEDGSLLGTGQEAGEDGSPPSGAPNPPQGKKIVPGIIYLGYIPPGFRPRHARNLLSVYGEVGRIFLQPEERFIQKRKKKAGARGTYYVEGWVEFRDKRIAKLVAASLHHTPMSTRRRSRFRYDLWNMKYLHRFKWPQLNERLAYEQQVRQQRLRVEISQAKRETNFYLHSVETSQRFARRAAATPTHTPAEEKSWGFVQRLTEEEIQQCKAGAGGHQLPGQLAKAQEIQLKSQTRRSLLAKIFNTTAAASEEALGGPVL, via the exons ATGCGGCcagtggggggcggggcggggcggggcgtgGGGCTGCAGGAGCACGTGGGGTTGGGTGGCTCGAggaag GGGGCAGTGCCCAGGATGCTGGAGGAGCCACAGGCGGCAG GCGAGGATGGAAGCCCCCTGAGTCCCGGGCAGGCTGCAGGTGAAGATGGAAGCCTCCCGGGGACCAGGCAGGAGGCAGGCGAGGATGGAAGGCCCCTGAGTCCCGGGCAGGCTGCAGGTGAAGATGGAAGCCTCCCGGGGACCAGGCAGGAGGCAGGCGAGGATGGAAGCCCCCTGAGTCCCGGGCAGGCTGCAGGTGAAGATGGAAGCTTCCCGGGGACCGGGCAGGCGGCAGGCGAGGATGGAAGCCTCCTGGGGACCGGGCAGGAGGCAGGCGAGGACGGGAGCCCCCCATCTGGTGCCCCTAACCCCCCCCAGGGTAAGAAGATTGTGCCGGGCATCATCTACCTAGGGTACATCCCGCCTGGCTTCCGGCCCCGGCATGCCCGAAACCTGCTCAGCGTCTATGGGGAGGTCGGGCGCATCTTCCTGCAGCCTGAGG AGCGGTTCATCCAGAAGCGGAAGAAGAAGGCTGGCGCCAGGGGCACGTACTACGTGGAGGGCTGGGTGGAGTTCAGGGACAAGCGCATAGCGAAGCTCGTGGCCGCCAGTCTGCACCACACGCCCATGAGCACCCGCCGGCGCAGCCGCTTCCGCTACGACCTGTGGAACATGAAG TACCTGCACCGGTTCAAATGGCCACAGCTGAACGAGCGCCTGGCCTACGAGCAGCAGGTCCGGCAGCAGCGCCTGCGGGTCGAGATCTCTCAGGCCAAGCGCGAGACCAACTTCTACCTGCACAGCGTGGAGACCAGCCAGCGCTTCGCCCGCCGGGCCGCCgccacccccacccacacccctgccGAGGAGAAGAGCTGGGGCTTCGTCCAGCGCCTCACGGAGGAGGAGATCCAGCAGTGCAAGGCGGGCGCGGGCGGGCACCagctccctgggcagctggccaaggcccaggagatccagttAAAATCCCAGACCCGCCGCTCCTTGCTGGCCAAGATCTTCAACACCACGGCTGCTGCCTcggaggaggcactggggggcccGGTTCTGTAG
- the ABT1 gene encoding activator of basal transcription 1 isoform X6 has product MRPVGGGAGRGVGLQEHVGLGGSRKGAVPRMLEEPQAAGEDGSPLGAGQAAGEDGSPLSPGQAAGEDGSFPGTGQAAGEDGSLLGTGQEAGEDGSPPSGAPNPPQGKKIVPGIIYLGYIPPGFRPRHARNLLSVYGEVGRIFLQPEERFIQKRKKKAGARGTYYVEGWVEFRDKRIAKLVAASLHHTPMSTRRRSRFRYDLWNMKYLHRFKWPQLNERLAYEQQVRQQRLRVEISQAKRETNFYLHSVETSQRFARRAAATPTHTPAEEKSWGFVQRLTEEEIQQCKAGAGGHQLPGQLAKAQEIQLKSQTRRSLLAKIFNTTAAASEEALGGPVL; this is encoded by the exons ATGCGGCcagtggggggcggggcggggcggggcgtgGGGCTGCAGGAGCACGTGGGGTTGGGTGGCTCGAggaag GGGGCAGTGCCCAGGATGCTGGAGGAGCCACAGGCGGCAGGTGAGGATGGAAGCcccctgggggctgggcaggcggCAGGCGAGGATGGAAGCCCCCTGAGTCCCGGGCAGGCTGCAG GTGAAGATGGAAGCTTCCCGGGGACCGGGCAGGCGGCAGGCGAGGATGGAAGCCTCCTGGGGACCGGGCAGGAGGCAGGCGAGGACGGGAGCCCCCCATCTGGTGCCCCTAACCCCCCCCAGGGTAAGAAGATTGTGCCGGGCATCATCTACCTAGGGTACATCCCGCCTGGCTTCCGGCCCCGGCATGCCCGAAACCTGCTCAGCGTCTATGGGGAGGTCGGGCGCATCTTCCTGCAGCCTGAGG AGCGGTTCATCCAGAAGCGGAAGAAGAAGGCTGGCGCCAGGGGCACGTACTACGTGGAGGGCTGGGTGGAGTTCAGGGACAAGCGCATAGCGAAGCTCGTGGCCGCCAGTCTGCACCACACGCCCATGAGCACCCGCCGGCGCAGCCGCTTCCGCTACGACCTGTGGAACATGAAG TACCTGCACCGGTTCAAATGGCCACAGCTGAACGAGCGCCTGGCCTACGAGCAGCAGGTCCGGCAGCAGCGCCTGCGGGTCGAGATCTCTCAGGCCAAGCGCGAGACCAACTTCTACCTGCACAGCGTGGAGACCAGCCAGCGCTTCGCCCGCCGGGCCGCCgccacccccacccacacccctgccGAGGAGAAGAGCTGGGGCTTCGTCCAGCGCCTCACGGAGGAGGAGATCCAGCAGTGCAAGGCGGGCGCGGGCGGGCACCagctccctgggcagctggccaaggcccaggagatccagttAAAATCCCAGACCCGCCGCTCCTTGCTGGCCAAGATCTTCAACACCACGGCTGCTGCCTcggaggaggcactggggggcccGGTTCTGTAG
- the ABT1 gene encoding activator of basal transcription 1 isoform X1 — MRPVGGGAGRGVGLQEHVGLGGSRKGAVPRMLEEPQAAGEDGSPLGAGQAAGEDGSPLSPGQAAGEDGSLPGTRQEAGEDGRPLSPGQAAGEDGSLPGTRQEAGEDGSPLSPGQAAGEDGSFPGTGQAAGEDGSLLGTGQEAGEDGSPPSGAPNPPQGKKIVPGIIYLGYIPPGFRPRHARNLLSVYGEVGRIFLQPEERFIQKRKKKAGARGTYYVEGWVEFRDKRIAKLVAASLHHTPMSTRRRSRFRYDLWNMKYLHRFKWPQLNERLAYEQQVRQQRLRVEISQAKRETNFYLHSVETSQRFARRAAATPTHTPAEEKSWGFVQRLTEEEIQQCKAGAGGHQLPGQLAKAQEIQLKSQTRRSLLAKIFNTTAAASEEALGGPVL, encoded by the exons ATGCGGCcagtggggggcggggcggggcggggcgtgGGGCTGCAGGAGCACGTGGGGTTGGGTGGCTCGAggaag GGGGCAGTGCCCAGGATGCTGGAGGAGCCACAGGCGGCAGGTGAGGATGGAAGCcccctgggggctgggcaggcggCAGGCGAGGATGGAAGCCCCCTGAGTCCCGGGCAGGCTGCAGGTGAAGATGGAAGCCTCCCGGGGACCAGGCAGGAGGCAGGCGAGGATGGAAGGCCCCTGAGTCCCGGGCAGGCTGCAGGTGAAGATGGAAGCCTCCCGGGGACCAGGCAGGAGGCAGGCGAGGATGGAAGCCCCCTGAGTCCCGGGCAGGCTGCAGGTGAAGATGGAAGCTTCCCGGGGACCGGGCAGGCGGCAGGCGAGGATGGAAGCCTCCTGGGGACCGGGCAGGAGGCAGGCGAGGACGGGAGCCCCCCATCTGGTGCCCCTAACCCCCCCCAGGGTAAGAAGATTGTGCCGGGCATCATCTACCTAGGGTACATCCCGCCTGGCTTCCGGCCCCGGCATGCCCGAAACCTGCTCAGCGTCTATGGGGAGGTCGGGCGCATCTTCCTGCAGCCTGAGG AGCGGTTCATCCAGAAGCGGAAGAAGAAGGCTGGCGCCAGGGGCACGTACTACGTGGAGGGCTGGGTGGAGTTCAGGGACAAGCGCATAGCGAAGCTCGTGGCCGCCAGTCTGCACCACACGCCCATGAGCACCCGCCGGCGCAGCCGCTTCCGCTACGACCTGTGGAACATGAAG TACCTGCACCGGTTCAAATGGCCACAGCTGAACGAGCGCCTGGCCTACGAGCAGCAGGTCCGGCAGCAGCGCCTGCGGGTCGAGATCTCTCAGGCCAAGCGCGAGACCAACTTCTACCTGCACAGCGTGGAGACCAGCCAGCGCTTCGCCCGCCGGGCCGCCgccacccccacccacacccctgccGAGGAGAAGAGCTGGGGCTTCGTCCAGCGCCTCACGGAGGAGGAGATCCAGCAGTGCAAGGCGGGCGCGGGCGGGCACCagctccctgggcagctggccaaggcccaggagatccagttAAAATCCCAGACCCGCCGCTCCTTGCTGGCCAAGATCTTCAACACCACGGCTGCTGCCTcggaggaggcactggggggcccGGTTCTGTAG
- the ABT1 gene encoding activator of basal transcription 1 isoform X5, with translation MLEEPQAAGEDGSPLSPGQAAGEDGSLPGTRQEAGEDGRPLSPGQAAGEDGSLPGTRQEAGEDGSPLSPGQAAGEDGSFPGTGQAAGEDGSLLGTGQEAGEDGSPPSGAPNPPQGKKIVPGIIYLGYIPPGFRPRHARNLLSVYGEVGRIFLQPEERFIQKRKKKAGARGTYYVEGWVEFRDKRIAKLVAASLHHTPMSTRRRSRFRYDLWNMKYLHRFKWPQLNERLAYEQQVRQQRLRVEISQAKRETNFYLHSVETSQRFARRAAATPTHTPAEEKSWGFVQRLTEEEIQQCKAGAGGHQLPGQLAKAQEIQLKSQTRRSLLAKIFNTTAAASEEALGGPVL, from the exons ATGCTGGAGGAGCCACAGGCGGCAG GCGAGGATGGAAGCCCCCTGAGTCCCGGGCAGGCTGCAGGTGAAGATGGAAGCCTCCCGGGGACCAGGCAGGAGGCAGGCGAGGATGGAAGGCCCCTGAGTCCCGGGCAGGCTGCAGGTGAAGATGGAAGCCTCCCGGGGACCAGGCAGGAGGCAGGCGAGGATGGAAGCCCCCTGAGTCCCGGGCAGGCTGCAGGTGAAGATGGAAGCTTCCCGGGGACCGGGCAGGCGGCAGGCGAGGATGGAAGCCTCCTGGGGACCGGGCAGGAGGCAGGCGAGGACGGGAGCCCCCCATCTGGTGCCCCTAACCCCCCCCAGGGTAAGAAGATTGTGCCGGGCATCATCTACCTAGGGTACATCCCGCCTGGCTTCCGGCCCCGGCATGCCCGAAACCTGCTCAGCGTCTATGGGGAGGTCGGGCGCATCTTCCTGCAGCCTGAGG AGCGGTTCATCCAGAAGCGGAAGAAGAAGGCTGGCGCCAGGGGCACGTACTACGTGGAGGGCTGGGTGGAGTTCAGGGACAAGCGCATAGCGAAGCTCGTGGCCGCCAGTCTGCACCACACGCCCATGAGCACCCGCCGGCGCAGCCGCTTCCGCTACGACCTGTGGAACATGAAG TACCTGCACCGGTTCAAATGGCCACAGCTGAACGAGCGCCTGGCCTACGAGCAGCAGGTCCGGCAGCAGCGCCTGCGGGTCGAGATCTCTCAGGCCAAGCGCGAGACCAACTTCTACCTGCACAGCGTGGAGACCAGCCAGCGCTTCGCCCGCCGGGCCGCCgccacccccacccacacccctgccGAGGAGAAGAGCTGGGGCTTCGTCCAGCGCCTCACGGAGGAGGAGATCCAGCAGTGCAAGGCGGGCGCGGGCGGGCACCagctccctgggcagctggccaaggcccaggagatccagttAAAATCCCAGACCCGCCGCTCCTTGCTGGCCAAGATCTTCAACACCACGGCTGCTGCCTcggaggaggcactggggggcccGGTTCTGTAG
- the ABT1 gene encoding activator of basal transcription 1 isoform X4 produces the protein MLEEPQAAGEDGSPLGAGQAAGEDGSPLSPGQAAGEDGSLPGTRQEAGEDGRPLSPGQAAGEDGSLPGTRQEAGEDGSPLSPGQAAGEDGSFPGTGQAAGEDGSLLGTGQEAGEDGSPPSGAPNPPQGKKIVPGIIYLGYIPPGFRPRHARNLLSVYGEVGRIFLQPEERFIQKRKKKAGARGTYYVEGWVEFRDKRIAKLVAASLHHTPMSTRRRSRFRYDLWNMKYLHRFKWPQLNERLAYEQQVRQQRLRVEISQAKRETNFYLHSVETSQRFARRAAATPTHTPAEEKSWGFVQRLTEEEIQQCKAGAGGHQLPGQLAKAQEIQLKSQTRRSLLAKIFNTTAAASEEALGGPVL, from the exons ATGCTGGAGGAGCCACAGGCGGCAGGTGAGGATGGAAGCcccctgggggctgggcaggcggCAGGCGAGGATGGAAGCCCCCTGAGTCCCGGGCAGGCTGCAGGTGAAGATGGAAGCCTCCCGGGGACCAGGCAGGAGGCAGGCGAGGATGGAAGGCCCCTGAGTCCCGGGCAGGCTGCAGGTGAAGATGGAAGCCTCCCGGGGACCAGGCAGGAGGCAGGCGAGGATGGAAGCCCCCTGAGTCCCGGGCAGGCTGCAGGTGAAGATGGAAGCTTCCCGGGGACCGGGCAGGCGGCAGGCGAGGATGGAAGCCTCCTGGGGACCGGGCAGGAGGCAGGCGAGGACGGGAGCCCCCCATCTGGTGCCCCTAACCCCCCCCAGGGTAAGAAGATTGTGCCGGGCATCATCTACCTAGGGTACATCCCGCCTGGCTTCCGGCCCCGGCATGCCCGAAACCTGCTCAGCGTCTATGGGGAGGTCGGGCGCATCTTCCTGCAGCCTGAGG AGCGGTTCATCCAGAAGCGGAAGAAGAAGGCTGGCGCCAGGGGCACGTACTACGTGGAGGGCTGGGTGGAGTTCAGGGACAAGCGCATAGCGAAGCTCGTGGCCGCCAGTCTGCACCACACGCCCATGAGCACCCGCCGGCGCAGCCGCTTCCGCTACGACCTGTGGAACATGAAG TACCTGCACCGGTTCAAATGGCCACAGCTGAACGAGCGCCTGGCCTACGAGCAGCAGGTCCGGCAGCAGCGCCTGCGGGTCGAGATCTCTCAGGCCAAGCGCGAGACCAACTTCTACCTGCACAGCGTGGAGACCAGCCAGCGCTTCGCCCGCCGGGCCGCCgccacccccacccacacccctgccGAGGAGAAGAGCTGGGGCTTCGTCCAGCGCCTCACGGAGGAGGAGATCCAGCAGTGCAAGGCGGGCGCGGGCGGGCACCagctccctgggcagctggccaaggcccaggagatccagttAAAATCCCAGACCCGCCGCTCCTTGCTGGCCAAGATCTTCAACACCACGGCTGCTGCCTcggaggaggcactggggggcccGGTTCTGTAG